Part of the Streptomyces showdoensis genome, CCACCCCCGCGCGGCCGCCCGTCCGCCGGCGCAGGTTCGGGTGGCCGCGCCGGATGTTCTCGCAGGTCCTGCTGATGCAGCTGGCCATCGCCACCGGTGTGACGGTGCTGGCCACCGGGCTCTTCCTGGCTCCGCTGAGCGCCCAGCTCGACGACCAGGCGATGCGCCGGGCCCTCGCGATCGCCCACACCACGGCCTCCCCGCGGGTGGCCGCCGACCTGCTGTCCACCCGGCCCTCCGCACAGGGGCCGGTGCAGGCCGAGGCGGAGCGGATCCGGCGGTCCACGGGCGCCGAGTACGTGGTGGTGATGGACACCCACGGGATCCGCTGGTCCCACACCGATCCCGCCCAGATCGGCCGGATCGTCTCCACCGACCCCAGCGAGGTGCTCGCCGGCCACGAGGTGATGGAGATCGACAGCGGCACCCTGGGCCGCTCCGCGCGCGGCAAGGCGCCGCTGCGGGACGGCAGGGGCGAGATCGTCGGCGCGGTCTCCGTCGGCATCGAGTACGACAGCGTCCGCGACCGGCTCCTGGCCGCGATCCCCGGCCTGCTCGCGTACGCCGGCGGTGCCCTGGCCGCGGGCGCGCTCGCCGCCTACCTGATCTCGCGCAGGCTCCAGCGCCAGACCCACGACCTGGCCTTCTCCGACATCTCGGCGCTGCTCGCCGAGCGCGAGGCGATGCTGCACGGCATCCGCGAGGGCGTGGTGGCCCTCGACCGCACGGGCAGGATCCGGCTGATGAACGACGAGGCCCAGCGGCTGCTCGGAATCGGCCCCGAGGCGACCGGGCGCCCGCTGGACGAGGTGCTGGGATCCGGCCGCACCGCGGACGTCCTCGCGGGTCGCGCCACGGGCGAGGACCTGGTGACGGTGCGCGGCAACCGGGTGCTGATCGCCAACCGGATGCCGACCCACGACGGCGGCGCGGTGGCCACCCTGCGCGACCGCACCGAGCTGGAGCGGCTGGGCCGCGAGCTGGACTCGACGCGCGGCCTGATCGACGCCCTGCGCGCTCAGGACCACGAGCACGCCAACCGGATGCACACCCTGCTCGGCCTGCTCGAACTGGAGATGTACGAGGAGGCGGCCGACTTCGTCAACGAGGTCGTCGGGGTGCACCGCACCACTGCCGAACAGGTCACCGAGAAGGTCCGCGACCCGCTGGTCGCCGCGCTGCTCGTCGGCAAGGCCACCGTCGCCGCCGAGCGGGGCGTCTCCCTGCGCATCGCCCCCGGCTCGCTGCTCCCGGACCGCCTGGTCGACCCGCGCGAGCTGGTCACGGTCGTCGGCAATCTCGTCGACAACGCCCTGGACGCCGCCTCCGGCACCGCCGACGCGCGCGTGGAGGTGGACCTGCGGGCCGAGGGCCGCGCGGTCGTCCTGCGGGTCACCGACAGCGGCCCCGGCGTTCCGGCCGAGCGGCGCGAACTGATCTTCACCGAGGGCTGGACCACCAAGGAGCTCCCGGCACACGGCAAGCGCGGCCTGGGGCTCGCCCTGGTGCGCCGGCTCGCGGAGCGCCGGGGCGGCGCCGCCCGGGTCGGCACGGGCGCGGAGGGGGGCGCGGAGTTCACCGTCGTCCTGCCGGACGCGCTGCGCGAGGCCGAACCGTCGGTGCCCGCTCCCTCCGGAGGGATCGCCGGGGAGAGCGCCGGAGGGATCGCGTCCCGGGGCTTCGCAGGAGCCTCCGAGGACGCTCCCCACACCTTCGGGGAGGCCCGGTGATCGGCGTCCTGGTCGTCGACGACGACACGCGGGTGGCGTCGATCAACGCCGCCTACGTGGCCAAGGTGCCCGGCTTCCAGGTGGTCGCCGTCGCCCACTCGGCGGCGGAGGCCCTGGCCCGGCTCGACGAGGCCGAGACCCTCGTGGACCTGATCCTGCTCGACCACTACCTCCCCGACGGCAACGGCCTCGCGGTGGTGCGCGAGCTGCGCGCCCGCGGCCACCAGAGCGACGTGATCATGGTGACCGCGGCGCGCGACGTGGCGACGGTCCAGGCGGCGATGCGGCACGGGGCCCTGCAGTACCTGGTCAAGCCGTTCAGCTTCGCTGGGCTGCGGGCCAAGCTGGAGGCGTACGCGGCGCTGCGGCGGGCCCTGGAGGGTGGCGGGGAGGCCGAGCAGGCCGAGGTGGACCGGATCTTCGCGGCGCTCTCGGCGGGCACGGTCGCCCCCGAGCTGCCGAAGGGCCACTCCCCCACGACGGCCGAGCTGGTGCGGCAGGTGCTGCTCGCGGCGGAGGGCGCGCTGTCGACGCAGGAGATCGCCGAGCGGGCCGGGGTGAGCCGGCAGACCGCCCAGCGTTATCTCAAGCTCCTGGAGCGGACCGGCCGGGTCCGGCTCTCCCTGAAGTACGGCGAGACGGGCCGCCCGGAGCACCGGTACGAGTGGGCCGCCTCCGCGAGCCGCTGAGGCGCGCACGGCGGACGGCGGACGGCGGACGGCGCACGGCGCACGGCGGAGACTGCCGGGGCACCCGCCCCGGCACCCGCCCCGGCACTCGTACCGGCACTCACACCGCCGTAGAGCGCCATGGACCGCCCGTGGAGCGCCTGGCCCGCCCTGGCCGTCCGGAGCCACCCCTGGCCGCCCCTCTCCCCGTCTCGGCCCGCCCTCGGTCCTGCTCAGACGGCGCCCGCGCCCGTGAGCGCCCGTACCTCCGTCTCGGCGTGCCGGGCCTCGTCCGGCGGCTCCGGTGAGGTGACCGTGCCCAGCCAGCCCGCGAGGAAGCCGAGCGGGATGGAGACCACCCCCGGGTTCTGCAGCGGGAAGAGCTGGAAGTCGACGCCCGGGAAGAGGGATTCCGGGCTGCCGGAGACCACCGGGGAGACCAGGACGAGCAGGACGGCGGGGAGCAGTCCGCCGTACACCGACCAGACCGCGCCCCGGGTGGTGAAGCGGCGCCAGAACAGCGAGTAGAGCAGCACCGGGAGGTTCGCGGAGGCCGCGACGGCGAAGGCGAGTCCGACGAGGAAGGCCACGTTGAGGTCGCGGGCGAGCAGGCCGAGGCCGATCGCCGCCACCCCGATCCCGGCGGCGGCCCACCGCGCGACGGTCACCTCGCTGTACTGCTTCGCGTGGCTGCGGCGCAGCGAGGCGTAGAGGTCGTGGGCGACGGAGGCCGAGGAGGCGAGCGTGATGCCGGCCACGACGGCGAGGATGGTGGCGAAGGCGACGGCGGCGACGACCGCGAAGAGGACGGTGCCGCCGGTGGAGCCCGCGCCGCCGCCGAGATCGAGGGCGAGGAGGGGTACGGCGGTGTTGCCGGCGCTGTTGGAGGCGCGGACGGCGTCGGGGCCGACCAGGGCCGCGGCGCCGAAGCCCAGGACGATCGTCATGAGGTAGAAACAGCCGATGAGGCCAATGGACCACACGACCGAGCGGCGGGCGGCCCGCGCGGTGGGCACGGTGTAGAAGCGGGACAGGATGTGCGGCAGTCCCGCGGTGCCGAGGACCAGGGCGAGGCCGAGGCTGACGAAGTCGACGCGGGCGGTCCAGTCGCCGCCGTAGCGCAGCCCGGGGGCGAGGAAGGCCCGGCCGTGGCCACTGCGGTCGGCGGCGGCGGTGAGCAGCTGGTCGAAGTCGCCGTGGAAGCGGAGCAGGACGAGCACGGTGAGGGTGATCGTGCCGGCCATCAGGAGCACGGCCTTGACGATCTGGATCCAGGTGGTGGCGCGCATGCCGCCGAGCGACACGTACACGACCATCAGCGCCCCGACGCCGATCACGGTCCAGGAGCGGGCCGCTTCGCTGGTGCCGCCGAGGAGGAGGGCGACCAGGCTTCCGGCGCCGACCATCTGGGCCACGAGGTAGAGCACGGAGACGGTGACCGAGGAGGTGCCGGCGGCGATGCGGACGGGGCGCTCGGCCATCCGGGAGGCGACGACGTCGGCGAGGGTGAACCGGCCGCAGTTGCGGACCAGTTCCGCGACGAGCAGGAGCACGACCAGCCAGGCGACGAGGAAGCCGACGGAGTACAGCATGCCGTCGTAGCCGAAGAGGGCGATCAGCCCGGAGATGCCGAGGAAGGAGGCGGCGGACATGTAGTCGCCGGCGATGGCGAAGCCGTTCTCCATGGGCGAGAAGAGCCGCCCTCCGGCGTAGAACTCCTCGGCCGAGCCCTGCCGTTTGCGGCCGACCCAGGTGGTGATCCCGAGGGTGACCGCGATGAAGAGGCTGAACAGCACCAGGGACAGGGTCTGGTGGTTTCCGGTCACCGGCGCACCCCCCGGGTCATCTCCTGGGTGTCCCAGCGCAGTTCGAGGGCGGCCCGGTCCCGGCGCAGCCGGGCGTGCCGGGCGTACGCCCAGGTCAGCAGGAAGGTGGTGGCGAACTGGCCGAGTCCGGCGAGCATCGCCACGTTCACGGCTCCCGCGACCGGCCGGGCCATGAGGCCGGGGGCGGCGGTCGCGGCGACGACGTAGGCGAGGTACCAGAGGAGGAAGCCGGCGGCGGCCGGGAAGACGAACCGGCGGTAGCGGCTGCGCACCTCCTGGAAGGCGGGGCTGCGCTGGACCTCCAGATAAATGTCGGCCGCGCTGGGGGCCTGCTGCCGGGGGAAGCCGCCGTGCGGTCCCGCGGCGGCTGTATCGACCTCGTCGTGCCCGCCCCGGCCGGCGGCCGGCACCTCGTACCAGGGGTCGTCGACCCGCACCGCCGCGGGTTCGCGCCCGTCCTGCTTCTCCACCGGTGAACTCTCCTTGTCAGCGAACCGTTTCGGCCGCGTGCCCAAGGATGGACAGAGCGGGAAGATCCCGGACTCTTCTCCCGTGCTCTTCACCCCATTAGGTGACGGATCCCCCTATACGCCTGACCGGCCCGTCCGATAGGCATATCGGGCGGGCCGGTCAGGGGGTGGTGCCGGGCGCGCCGGCGCGCGTCAGGCGTCGATGCGCGAGCGGTCGAGGGTCGCCGCGGAGCTGGTGATGAACTCCTTGCGGGGAGCCACGTCGTTGCCCATGA contains:
- a CDS encoding solute symporter family protein; amino-acid sequence: MTGNHQTLSLVLFSLFIAVTLGITTWVGRKRQGSAEEFYAGGRLFSPMENGFAIAGDYMSAASFLGISGLIALFGYDGMLYSVGFLVAWLVVLLLVAELVRNCGRFTLADVVASRMAERPVRIAAGTSSVTVSVLYLVAQMVGAGSLVALLLGGTSEAARSWTVIGVGALMVVYVSLGGMRATTWIQIVKAVLLMAGTITLTVLVLLRFHGDFDQLLTAAADRSGHGRAFLAPGLRYGGDWTARVDFVSLGLALVLGTAGLPHILSRFYTVPTARAARRSVVWSIGLIGCFYLMTIVLGFGAAALVGPDAVRASNSAGNTAVPLLALDLGGGAGSTGGTVLFAVVAAVAFATILAVVAGITLASSASVAHDLYASLRRSHAKQYSEVTVARWAAAGIGVAAIGLGLLARDLNVAFLVGLAFAVAASANLPVLLYSLFWRRFTTRGAVWSVYGGLLPAVLLVLVSPVVSGSPESLFPGVDFQLFPLQNPGVVSIPLGFLAGWLGTVTSPEPPDEARHAETEVRALTGAGAV
- a CDS encoding DUF7342 family protein, with product MIGVLVVDDDTRVASINAAYVAKVPGFQVVAVAHSAAEALARLDEAETLVDLILLDHYLPDGNGLAVVRELRARGHQSDVIMVTAARDVATVQAAMRHGALQYLVKPFSFAGLRAKLEAYAALRRALEGGGEAEQAEVDRIFAALSAGTVAPELPKGHSPTTAELVRQVLLAAEGALSTQEIAERAGVSRQTAQRYLKLLERTGRVRLSLKYGETGRPEHRYEWAASASR
- a CDS encoding sensor histidine kinase; the protein is MSPAAPTPARPPVRRRRFGWPRRMFSQVLLMQLAIATGVTVLATGLFLAPLSAQLDDQAMRRALAIAHTTASPRVAADLLSTRPSAQGPVQAEAERIRRSTGAEYVVVMDTHGIRWSHTDPAQIGRIVSTDPSEVLAGHEVMEIDSGTLGRSARGKAPLRDGRGEIVGAVSVGIEYDSVRDRLLAAIPGLLAYAGGALAAGALAAYLISRRLQRQTHDLAFSDISALLAEREAMLHGIREGVVALDRTGRIRLMNDEAQRLLGIGPEATGRPLDEVLGSGRTADVLAGRATGEDLVTVRGNRVLIANRMPTHDGGAVATLRDRTELERLGRELDSTRGLIDALRAQDHEHANRMHTLLGLLELEMYEEAADFVNEVVGVHRTTAEQVTEKVRDPLVAALLVGKATVAAERGVSLRIAPGSLLPDRLVDPRELVTVVGNLVDNALDAASGTADARVEVDLRAEGRAVVLRVTDSGPGVPAERRELIFTEGWTTKELPAHGKRGLGLALVRRLAERRGGAARVGTGAEGGAEFTVVLPDALREAEPSVPAPSGGIAGESAGGIASRGFAGASEDAPHTFGEAR
- a CDS encoding DUF485 domain-containing protein, whose protein sequence is MEKQDGREPAAVRVDDPWYEVPAAGRGGHDEVDTAAAGPHGGFPRQQAPSAADIYLEVQRSPAFQEVRSRYRRFVFPAAAGFLLWYLAYVVAATAAPGLMARPVAGAVNVAMLAGLGQFATTFLLTWAYARHARLRRDRAALELRWDTQEMTRGVRR